A stretch of the Deltaproteobacteria bacterium genome encodes the following:
- a CDS encoding Xaa-Pro peptidase family protein, with amino-acid sequence MILEHVVRYSVSSTMKGTLLIIDKSENNADLFYRTRFFVPDPVIYIEHNGEKILVLSDLEIDRGKKEAAVDKILSLSECQRRLQAQSKNKKKRIRLIDIADLLLKDKKIKRLKVPGMFPLKYADELRKRGFTVITEERDPFFVERLRKTPREVELIKDALRKTARAMDVAIKMIASSEIRKKKLYLDGQVLSSERIKGEINAELSRMGFTASHTIVACGIHSSMPHHTGEGPLSADKPVVIDIFPRSQKSGYFGDMTRTVIRGEPSEKLVRMYNTVLKGQKLAIGMIRDGVRVRDVHSAVVDYFNNCGFETGNIDGKSQGFIHSTGHGLGLEIHEPPRVGLGDEVLEEGNVVTVEPGLYYEKTGGVRIEDVVLVEKNGCTNLTKYPKRLRVKI; translated from the coding sequence TTGATATTGGAACATGTCGTAAGGTATAGTGTTTCTTCAACGATGAAGGGCACTTTATTAATAATAGACAAAAGCGAGAATAACGCCGATCTCTTTTACAGGACCCGTTTTTTTGTGCCGGACCCGGTTATATACATAGAGCATAACGGCGAAAAAATACTGGTTTTAAGCGACCTCGAGATTGACAGGGGAAAGAAAGAGGCCGCCGTTGATAAAATCCTTTCCCTTTCCGAGTGCCAGAGAAGGTTGCAGGCACAAAGCAAAAACAAGAAGAAGAGAATAAGGTTAATAGATATTGCGGACCTTTTGCTTAAGGACAAAAAGATTAAAAGGTTAAAAGTCCCCGGAATGTTCCCCTTAAAATATGCCGATGAGTTGAGGAAAAGGGGTTTTACCGTTATCACGGAAGAAAGGGACCCATTCTTCGTGGAAAGGCTCAGGAAAACCCCCCGGGAAGTCGAGCTGATAAAAGACGCGCTCAGAAAAACCGCAAGAGCGATGGATGTGGCAATAAAGATGATAGCCTCTTCCGAGATAAGAAAGAAGAAGCTATACCTCGACGGACAGGTGCTAAGCTCCGAAAGGATAAAGGGTGAGATAAACGCGGAGCTTTCCAGGATGGGATTTACCGCGTCCCATACCATAGTCGCCTGCGGTATCCATTCATCGATGCCCCACCACACGGGGGAAGGTCCCCTTTCCGCCGATAAGCCTGTGGTCATTGATATATTTCCCAGATCCCAGAAGAGCGGTTATTTCGGAGACATGACAAGAACCGTAATAAGGGGGGAGCCCTCCGAGAAGCTGGTCAGGATGTATAACACGGTGCTGAAGGGGCAAAAGCTCGCGATCGGCATGATCAGGGACGGCGTAAGGGTGAGGGACGTTCATTCCGCCGTAGTCGATTATTTTAACAACTGCGGTTTTGAGACGGGAAACATCGACGGTAAAAGTCAAGGCTTCATTCACTCAACCGGGCATGGCTTGGGACTCGAGATTCATGAGCCTCCCAGGGTCGGGCTCGGCGATGAAGTGCTCGAAGAGGGCAATGTGGTAACGGTCGAGCCGGGGCTTTATTACGAGAAAACGGGCGGCGTAAGGATTGAAGACGTAGTGCTGGTAGAAAAAAACGGCTGTACTAATTTGACGAAGTATCCGAAGAGGTTAAGAGTCAAGATTTAA
- the mazG gene encoding nucleoside triphosphate pyrophosphohydrolase, with amino-acid sequence MKKSFDDLVKLSRHLRSPEGCPWDREQTLETLRPYIIEEAYEVVQAIEARDKDELIEELGDLFFEVLFASQIADESGEFDIYEVIDRLHTKLVRRHPHVFGEDKAANAEEAVKTWHAQKLKEKSRKRRLLHIPRTMPSLLRAQRVGEKASQVGFDWSDAGEVISKVREELSELEAEIKSGDREGIEKEWGDLIFSLVNLGRHLKIDAEGAAHKAINGFIDRFGRIEDKAEALGKQLSELTLEEMDELWEEVKREDK; translated from the coding sequence ATGAAAAAATCTTTTGATGATCTGGTAAAGCTTTCCAGGCACTTGAGAAGCCCCGAGGGGTGTCCCTGGGACAGGGAGCAGACGCTTGAAACCCTGAGACCCTATATTATCGAGGAGGCTTACGAGGTCGTTCAGGCGATTGAGGCGCGGGATAAAGACGAGCTTATCGAGGAGCTCGGCGATCTCTTCTTCGAGGTGCTTTTCGCGTCTCAGATCGCGGACGAAAGCGGGGAGTTCGATATTTATGAGGTAATCGACAGGCTCCACACTAAGCTCGTAAGAAGGCACCCTCACGTGTTCGGCGAGGATAAAGCGGCAAATGCGGAGGAGGCGGTAAAAACATGGCACGCGCAGAAGCTGAAGGAGAAATCGAGAAAGAGAAGGCTTCTCCATATTCCCCGCACAATGCCTTCGCTGCTGAGAGCGCAGAGGGTCGGAGAGAAGGCATCGCAGGTGGGATTTGACTGGAGCGATGCGGGCGAGGTTATTTCCAAAGTGAGAGAAGAGCTTTCTGAGCTTGAGGCGGAGATAAAAAGCGGCGACAGGGAGGGGATAGAAAAAGAGTGGGGCGATCTCATTTTTTCTCTCGTCAATTTGGGCAGGCATTTGAAGATCGACGCCGAGGGGGCCGCTCACAAGGCGATCAACGGGTTCATAGACCGTTTCGGGAGGATCGAGGATAAAGCCGAGGCCCTGGGAAAACAGCTCTCAGAGCTGACGCTCGAAGAAATGGATGAGCTCTGGGAAGAAGTGAAGAGGGAAGATAAATAA
- a CDS encoding carboxyl transferase domain-containing protein: MSRPSKLSSIHEQSRSYDKIKSRQIIDSLYKDFVSYGELEDFPTSISAPSGQIIDIVDDPAVIVGTAVFKKNNKKVAVIAQLMPSSDEERTRLNYGLVKADGYALAYNMMNYAEENGLMLHTYVDTIGGDPFEYSAGKLQSWLISNCQAKMISLKTKSISIVLGSGGSGGAIALQLAHRRYMLSRAEYSVITAEGCSAILFRSAENIEEALEVLQPTSEYMLKYGIVDKVIKEPALDNSDYKKKILGNIEKTILTATEELEKTDIKYLQKNLVDRIQQCGEVEKGEHTYQAIAKKIKSWLPHYSFGRTPTPEVSHMQLALYGAEPHFCNDEKDAEGKIVRPGCRRHFAKEEFQKNFYACPYCEKPNPIGSHDYLDLLLNTDSFHELHSNFSVDDIDSRFNFYDYSETRKKTFNRTDSKDSLVVGYGNMFDIPVAIAVSEFRFMGGSMGAVFGEKMKLIADFAVKENLPLISVTASGGARMQEGTIALYQMAKTISAILQLKEAGLPYISVLGHPTTGGALASYAVQGDYIVAEKKATVAFAGDRVVKLTSGGRGVDPATMTSEFFTKQGGIHLVTERSQLKSSIAGILRLTPWYNSIKTKNKDN, translated from the coding sequence ATGAGCCGACCTTCCAAGCTGAGTTCAATACATGAACAATCAAGGTCCTACGATAAGATAAAATCCAGGCAAATAATCGATTCTTTATATAAAGATTTCGTATCGTACGGCGAACTGGAGGATTTCCCTACCAGTATAAGCGCCCCTTCCGGACAAATAATTGATATCGTCGATGATCCCGCCGTAATTGTAGGCACAGCTGTATTTAAGAAAAACAATAAAAAGGTCGCGGTCATCGCTCAGCTGATGCCCTCAAGCGACGAGGAGCGCACAAGACTCAACTACGGACTGGTTAAAGCCGACGGGTACGCACTGGCTTACAATATGATGAACTACGCCGAGGAGAACGGCCTGATGCTCCACACATATGTGGACACAATCGGAGGAGACCCTTTCGAGTACTCAGCGGGCAAACTGCAGTCGTGGCTGATTTCCAATTGCCAGGCTAAAATGATTTCACTCAAGACCAAATCCATATCAATAGTCCTTGGCAGCGGTGGCAGCGGTGGAGCGATCGCGCTTCAGCTCGCGCACAGAAGATATATGCTCTCGCGCGCAGAATATTCGGTTATAACCGCCGAAGGATGCTCCGCCATACTATTTCGGAGCGCCGAGAATATAGAAGAAGCGCTTGAGGTTCTGCAGCCGACCTCCGAGTATATGCTGAAATACGGAATAGTGGATAAGGTAATTAAGGAGCCGGCACTGGATAACTCCGACTATAAAAAGAAGATTCTGGGCAATATAGAAAAAACAATATTGACGGCTACCGAAGAACTTGAAAAAACGGACATAAAATACCTTCAGAAAAACCTTGTAGACAGGATACAGCAATGCGGTGAGGTAGAGAAGGGCGAGCATACCTATCAGGCGATTGCAAAGAAAATAAAAAGCTGGCTGCCGCACTACTCGTTCGGCAGGACGCCCACGCCCGAAGTATCCCATATGCAGTTAGCCCTCTACGGCGCCGAGCCTCACTTCTGCAACGATGAAAAGGATGCGGAGGGAAAAATAGTAAGGCCCGGATGCCGCAGACACTTTGCAAAGGAAGAGTTTCAAAAGAATTTTTACGCCTGCCCGTACTGCGAAAAACCCAATCCGATCGGGTCACACGATTATCTTGACCTTCTGCTTAATACGGATTCGTTCCATGAGCTTCATTCTAATTTCAGCGTGGACGATATCGATTCACGGTTCAATTTTTATGATTACAGCGAGACCAGAAAAAAAACTTTCAACCGCACGGATTCAAAGGATTCCCTGGTTGTAGGCTACGGGAATATGTTCGATATCCCTGTCGCGATAGCAGTGAGCGAATTCAGGTTTATGGGAGGGTCGATGGGAGCCGTATTCGGTGAAAAAATGAAACTGATAGCCGATTTCGCGGTGAAGGAAAACCTTCCTCTTATTTCCGTGACTGCATCGGGGGGAGCCAGAATGCAGGAAGGGACGATCGCTTTGTATCAGATGGCAAAAACCATCTCCGCCATACTACAATTAAAAGAGGCGGGACTTCCCTATATTTCGGTGCTGGGCCACCCTACGACAGGCGGGGCTTTGGCCAGTTATGCCGTTCAGGGCGACTATATAGTCGCCGAGAAGAAAGCCACGGTCGCCTTTGCGGGGGACAGGGTAGTTAAACTGACGAGCGGCGGAAGAGGCGTCGATCCGGCAACCATGACGTCCGAGTTTTTCACGAAACAGGGCGGAATTCACCTGGTAACGGAAAGAAGCCAGTTAAAATCATCCATTGCGGGAATCTTGAGGCTCACCCCATGGTATAACTCCATAAAAACCAAAAATAAAGATAATTGA
- a CDS encoding LLM class flavin-dependent oxidoreductase, translating into MKFGIGYFSLQSPPHKSRPHRELYAEMLEEISAADEMGFDSAWLTEHHFLEDGYCPSLLVTAAAIAARTKKIRIGTGVLLMPLHDPVRVAEDAAVVDLISGGRLILGLGLGYRQEEFAAFGRSLKERRGRMEESIEILHKSWADEPFSLEGKYYKIENTNVTPKPVQNPIPIWIGAFTEPAIRRAARIGAPLFVPAIGTIPIVKYLFDLHSSLLEEYGENPDDFEKPLVREIYISDQKSDKAWEKIKENVTYTAKGYASWGSMVDREGNLLSDPDDPVLYDIAREQSIIGTPEECIDTIKRYMDELPVNNLICRFKFPGISHDEAMRSMKLFIEKVLPAVS; encoded by the coding sequence ATGAAATTCGGAATAGGTTATTTTAGTCTTCAGTCACCCCCGCATAAATCAAGGCCTCACAGAGAGCTATACGCGGAAATGCTTGAAGAAATCAGCGCTGCAGATGAAATGGGTTTCGATTCGGCCTGGCTAACGGAGCATCACTTTCTGGAAGACGGGTATTGCCCTTCGCTTTTGGTAACGGCCGCAGCCATCGCTGCCAGGACAAAGAAAATACGTATCGGCACCGGAGTTCTTCTGATGCCGCTTCATGACCCTGTGAGGGTCGCCGAAGACGCCGCTGTCGTCGATCTTATTTCAGGTGGGCGCTTAATTCTCGGGCTGGGTCTCGGATACCGGCAGGAGGAATTCGCAGCATTCGGCAGGAGTCTTAAAGAAAGAAGGGGACGTATGGAGGAAAGTATCGAAATACTCCATAAAAGCTGGGCGGATGAGCCGTTCAGCCTGGAAGGAAAGTATTATAAAATCGAAAATACGAACGTCACGCCGAAACCGGTGCAAAATCCGATACCTATCTGGATAGGGGCGTTTACCGAACCTGCCATAAGAAGGGCTGCGAGGATAGGCGCGCCGCTCTTCGTACCCGCAATCGGGACAATACCTATTGTGAAATATCTCTTCGACCTCCATAGCTCACTGCTTGAGGAATACGGAGAAAATCCCGATGACTTTGAAAAACCGCTTGTGAGAGAGATATATATTTCGGATCAAAAAAGCGACAAGGCGTGGGAGAAAATAAAGGAGAACGTTACATATACGGCAAAGGGATACGCGTCGTGGGGTTCTATGGTGGACCGGGAGGGCAATTTGCTTTCGGACCCGGACGACCCTGTTTTGTATGATATAGCGAGGGAACAGTCCATAATCGGCACACCGGAGGAATGTATCGACACCATAAAAAGGTACATGGACGAACTCCCTGTCAATAATCTGATATGCCGGTTTAAATTCCCGGGAATCAGCCATGATGAAGCGATGAGGTCAATGAAACTTTTTATTGAGAAGGTGCTTCCGGCTGTATCTTAA
- a CDS encoding cofactor-independent phosphoglycerate mutase → MKYVILQGDGMPDHRLPELDGKTPLEAANTPNLDRIAKSAIKFGMVKTIPENLPPGSDVGNLTVLGYDPNVYYTGRSPLEAASIGVKLGENDVTLRCNLVTLAPGNGSHVMEDYSAGHISTEEAREIILDLKKELEEDGLTFHPGVSYRHLLVWTGGNRDIHTTPPHDISGKEIGPYVPTGEGTDMLNRLIERSREILPDHPVNKKRIEEGKNPATSIWLWGEGVAPDMPSFKELYGLTGSVISAVDLVKGIGHYAKLKVIDVPGATGYLDTNYEGKVEYALNSLDEVDLTMIHIESTDETGHMGKAELKIQAIEDFDGRVVGPVLEGIKRFGDYKILVMSDHPTPIDLRTHVNEPVPFAIYSSEDESVKNDRFVYTEKSAAESDIYIHDGWKLLGMLIGNDT, encoded by the coding sequence ATGAAATACGTGATACTGCAGGGCGACGGGATGCCCGACCACCGGCTTCCGGAGCTAGACGGAAAGACCCCGCTCGAGGCCGCCAACACCCCCAATCTGGACAGAATAGCGAAATCCGCAATTAAATTCGGGATGGTGAAAACAATCCCCGAGAACCTGCCGCCCGGAAGCGACGTAGGCAATCTGACAGTCCTCGGATACGACCCAAACGTTTACTACACGGGTAGGTCCCCCCTTGAGGCCGCGAGCATAGGCGTCAAACTCGGAGAGAATGACGTGACGCTCAGGTGCAATCTGGTAACTCTCGCTCCCGGAAACGGGAGCCACGTGATGGAGGACTACAGCGCCGGACACATATCGACCGAAGAGGCGAGGGAAATAATACTCGATCTCAAAAAAGAGCTTGAGGAAGACGGTCTTACATTCCATCCGGGTGTAAGCTACCGCCACCTGCTCGTATGGACGGGAGGGAACAGGGACATCCACACGACCCCGCCGCACGACATCTCGGGTAAGGAGATAGGCCCTTATGTTCCGACGGGGGAAGGGACCGACATGCTTAACCGGCTGATCGAGAGGTCGCGCGAAATTCTGCCGGACCACCCGGTTAATAAAAAGAGAATAGAGGAAGGGAAAAACCCCGCTACGAGCATATGGCTCTGGGGCGAGGGGGTAGCCCCCGATATGCCTTCTTTTAAAGAGCTGTACGGCCTGACGGGCTCAGTTATCTCCGCAGTGGATCTCGTTAAGGGCATAGGGCATTACGCGAAGCTCAAGGTAATAGACGTTCCCGGAGCCACCGGATACCTGGATACCAATTACGAGGGGAAGGTGGAGTACGCGCTCAATTCTCTTGACGAGGTGGATCTCACGATGATACATATTGAGTCCACGGACGAGACGGGACATATGGGGAAAGCGGAGCTTAAGATACAGGCGATCGAAGACTTCGACGGCCGCGTCGTGGGGCCGGTTCTGGAAGGGATAAAGAGATTCGGCGATTACAAAATTTTGGTCATGTCGGACCATCCCACGCCGATTGATCTCAGGACGCACGTAAACGAGCCCGTGCCGTTCGCTATATACAGCTCAGAAGACGAAAGCGTGAAAAACGACAGGTTCGTGTACACGGAAAAATCCGCTGCGGAATCAGATATATATATTCATGACGGCTGGAAACTGCTGGGGATGCTGATAGGGAACGATACTTGA
- the erpA gene encoding iron-sulfur cluster insertion protein ErpA, with product MFTVTTKAVEEIRKLLSEENIPDAFLRVRVIPGGCSGFSYEMGFDDEMEDSDKLFEQEGVKVAIDELSLPYLQGGVLDYQDGLNGTGFSINNPNATGSCGCGQSFTA from the coding sequence ATGTTCACAGTAACTACAAAAGCAGTTGAAGAGATCAGGAAATTACTGTCTGAAGAGAATATACCCGATGCCTTTCTCAGAGTAAGGGTTATACCCGGCGGCTGTTCCGGTTTTTCCTACGAAATGGGATTCGACGACGAGATGGAGGATTCGGATAAGCTTTTTGAACAGGAAGGAGTCAAGGTTGCTATCGATGAGCTCAGCCTTCCATACCTCCAGGGCGGCGTTCTCGACTATCAGGACGGTCTCAACGGAACCGGTTTTTCCATAAACAACCCCAACGCGACTGGTTCCTGCGGCTGCGGGCAGTCCTTTACCGCATAA
- a CDS encoding DUF4149 domain-containing protein, translated as MHTALKFIYNLSICFWIGSIFFFSFVAAPSIFKVLSRETAGNVVSDIFPKYYLVAYISGGLAIISSVILWYLSDRGSGLLFGIKIAVLFVMLALAVFAGEVIRPKAVEARAEMRSLSEKSPNYPITHDKFRNLHRQSAIMNSAVFLLGIAILFFNAYTNKE; from the coding sequence ATGCATACGGCGCTGAAATTCATTTACAATCTGTCTATATGTTTCTGGATAGGGAGCATTTTCTTTTTCTCTTTCGTGGCAGCCCCGAGTATTTTTAAGGTATTGTCCAGGGAAACCGCGGGAAACGTAGTCTCGGATATATTTCCGAAATACTACCTCGTAGCATATATATCGGGCGGCCTGGCCATAATTTCATCTGTTATCCTCTGGTACTTGAGCGACCGCGGCTCGGGGCTTTTATTCGGAATAAAAATAGCGGTCCTGTTCGTTATGCTGGCGTTAGCTGTTTTCGCGGGGGAGGTGATAAGACCCAAAGCTGTCGAAGCCAGGGCGGAAATGAGAAGTCTTTCCGAAAAATCGCCTAACTACCCGATAACACATGATAAATTCCGGAACTTGCACAGGCAGTCGGCTATCATGAATTCGGCTGTTTTTTTATTGGGAATTGCCATATTATTCTTTAATGCATATACTAATAAAGAATAG
- a CDS encoding NHL repeat-containing protein: protein MVFKNSLPTLVVTFLTSGSFHRLILRFALLFVLLACVPAVISCDSGDNESKQLSGFVLSGDEPIESVEVTLFSTGTPRGVELLGTGLTDDTGFFEISFDLPSEENAVIYVTAQSPILALSGQTRLLINDSVRLATVLGRKPIEDEIVINERTTVATAYAMAQFFEDGEIDGPSPGLQNAADILTKLVELDTGDTTFFLNTFPNGGSTTTRGTFNSLANMLAACVRSGNECDELFDLATTPGGDEPDDTLEAAHNIALFPWQNVDELFDFSLMEQVYGPALDSTEDITAWILAVRYIGNGMEFNGPGNVAFDPEGNAWITNNFVFQDNPLNVACGDDHVLRLTPTGEDAPGAPYQGGGLYGAGYGITLDPDGNVWIGNFAFQGEGCPLDPDARAQSVSKFSPNGTPLSPDTLGEDIGGFKGADNTLFFPQGTVSDKDSNIWIASCSADHVTQFPGGDPDQAFVIQETDDSDEKIVVAPFDIAIDVDGNAWVTGNESANVAKFDPDGNLILNVSGEDAAEAGFKLPMGIATDGFGNVWIANSGFVTAPCDGNSVPNLIDFIALTFDPDFMNPDASVIKVTSDGSEIGSFKGGGLLMPWGISVDGGGNVWVSNFDGSTISYLCGEDTSNCPPGLETGDPIAPMGYFFNGLTRSTAVEIDPSGNVWATNNFEILAIPENPGGDAMVVFIGVASPVAAPLIGPPQSIGP from the coding sequence ATGGTGTTTAAAAATAGCCTGCCAACACTTGTAGTCACTTTTCTTACGTCCGGTTCTTTTCACCGGTTAATTCTGAGATTTGCCCTGTTGTTTGTTCTTCTAGCTTGCGTACCTGCTGTAATATCCTGCGACTCAGGAGATAATGAGTCAAAACAACTAAGCGGTTTTGTTCTAAGCGGTGATGAACCGATAGAGTCGGTTGAAGTAACTCTTTTCTCGACGGGGACGCCCAGGGGAGTGGAGTTACTGGGCACAGGCCTCACAGACGACACAGGGTTTTTCGAAATATCATTTGACCTTCCTTCAGAAGAAAACGCAGTAATATACGTAACCGCACAAAGCCCTATTCTGGCATTATCAGGGCAGACAAGGCTTCTTATCAATGATTCCGTCAGGCTTGCAACGGTACTCGGCAGAAAGCCAATTGAGGACGAAATCGTGATAAACGAGAGGACTACCGTAGCAACAGCCTACGCTATGGCGCAGTTTTTTGAGGACGGCGAAATAGACGGCCCCTCGCCGGGACTACAAAACGCCGCGGACATTCTTACTAAGCTGGTTGAGCTCGACACTGGCGATACTACCTTTTTCCTGAATACATTTCCAAACGGCGGCAGCACTACGACGCGGGGGACATTTAATTCCCTGGCCAATATGCTTGCCGCTTGCGTACGCTCCGGGAATGAGTGTGACGAGCTTTTTGACCTTGCTACAACACCCGGGGGAGATGAGCCCGATGATACTTTGGAAGCGGCTCATAATATAGCCCTATTCCCGTGGCAGAACGTGGATGAGCTATTCGATTTTTCACTTATGGAGCAGGTATACGGGCCCGCGCTCGATTCGACGGAGGATATAACGGCATGGATCCTTGCTGTAAGGTACATCGGGAACGGTATGGAGTTTAACGGCCCGGGGAACGTCGCTTTTGACCCCGAGGGTAACGCATGGATCACCAATAACTTTGTGTTTCAAGACAATCCACTTAATGTAGCATGCGGAGACGACCATGTGCTGAGGCTCACGCCGACGGGCGAGGACGCTCCAGGCGCACCTTATCAGGGCGGCGGTCTTTACGGAGCTGGCTACGGCATTACGCTCGATCCTGACGGGAACGTATGGATAGGTAACTTCGCTTTTCAAGGCGAAGGATGCCCGCTCGACCCAGACGCCCGTGCTCAATCAGTATCGAAGTTCTCGCCCAACGGGACTCCGCTATCACCGGATACGCTTGGCGAAGATATTGGAGGATTTAAAGGGGCCGATAACACGCTCTTCTTTCCTCAAGGCACGGTTTCAGACAAAGACAGTAACATCTGGATCGCAAGCTGTAGCGCAGATCATGTAACGCAGTTTCCGGGAGGAGACCCCGACCAGGCTTTTGTAATACAAGAGACGGATGATTCAGATGAGAAAATTGTAGTCGCGCCGTTTGATATTGCAATAGACGTCGACGGGAATGCATGGGTAACCGGGAACGAGAGCGCAAATGTAGCGAAGTTCGATCCCGATGGCAACCTCATACTAAACGTTTCAGGTGAAGATGCGGCTGAGGCCGGGTTCAAACTGCCGATGGGCATAGCGACTGACGGATTCGGAAATGTGTGGATCGCGAACTCAGGCTTTGTGACCGCTCCATGCGACGGTAACTCAGTACCTAATTTGATAGATTTTATAGCACTCACTTTTGACCCGGACTTCATGAACCCGGATGCGTCGGTAATTAAGGTAACGTCAGACGGATCGGAGATAGGGTCATTCAAAGGCGGCGGCTTGCTCATGCCGTGGGGCATATCTGTGGACGGCGGCGGGAATGTCTGGGTATCGAACTTTGACGGAAGCACTATTTCATACTTGTGCGGAGAGGATACATCTAACTGTCCACCCGGCCTGGAGACAGGAGACCCGATAGCTCCCATGGGCTATTTCTTTAACGGCCTTACGCGCAGCACGGCCGTGGAAATCGACCCATCCGGAAACGTCTGGGCTACAAACAACTTTGAAATATTGGCCATTCCGGAGAACCCGGGCGGAGACGCAATGGTGGTTTTTATAGGTGTTGCAAGTCCGGTTGCCGCTCCGCTGATCGGGCCGCCTCAATCAATAGGGCCATAG